One genomic region from Streptomyces venezuelae encodes:
- a CDS encoding adenosine kinase, with protein MSSEYDVLVLGGAGVDTIVHVPELPLPYADSYMIRPGIETRAGQTGDFVALGLSSLGLRTHHLDMIGDDPYGDLVRAFHRDRGIGFTEVPLPGGTKRAVNLVGPDGRRLSLYDDSRSRESDRLPEELVRSLAAASRHAHLSITYPCAFALPQLREAGLTISTDLHNWDGENPYHEPFAYGADLVFVSTTALVDKEKTMRRIMERGRAEAVVATAGAEGAYLLTAGGLTHVPAVTPRAPVVDSNGAGDAFAAGFLFGRLTGEDLGRCALYGSVAGAYACTVPATGSDAIDRAELLREVSALLPRP; from the coding sequence ATGAGCAGCGAGTACGACGTCCTCGTCCTGGGAGGGGCCGGTGTCGACACGATCGTCCACGTCCCCGAACTGCCCCTGCCGTACGCCGACAGCTACATGATCCGGCCGGGCATCGAGACCCGCGCAGGGCAGACCGGCGACTTCGTCGCCCTGGGCCTGAGCTCCCTCGGCCTGCGGACGCACCACCTCGACATGATCGGCGACGATCCGTACGGCGATCTCGTCCGCGCCTTCCACCGCGACCGGGGCATCGGCTTCACCGAAGTGCCCCTGCCCGGCGGGACGAAGCGGGCCGTCAACCTCGTCGGCCCCGACGGCCGGCGGCTCTCGCTCTACGACGACAGCCGCTCCCGGGAGTCGGACCGGCTACCCGAGGAGCTGGTCCGCTCCCTGGCCGCGGCGAGTCGGCACGCGCACCTCTCGATCACCTACCCGTGCGCCTTCGCCCTGCCGCAACTCCGCGAAGCGGGTCTCACGATCTCCACGGACCTGCACAACTGGGACGGCGAGAACCCCTATCACGAGCCCTTCGCCTACGGCGCCGACCTCGTCTTCGTCTCCACGACGGCCCTGGTGGACAAGGAGAAGACCATGCGCCGGATCATGGAGCGGGGGCGGGCCGAGGCCGTCGTCGCCACCGCCGGTGCGGAAGGCGCGTACCTGCTGACCGCCGGCGGTCTCACGCACGTCCCCGCCGTCACGCCGCGCGCCCCGGTGGTCGACTCCAACGGCGCGGGCGACGCCTTCGCCGCCGGCTTCCTCTTCGGCCGGCTGACCGGCGAGGACCTGGGCCGGTGCGCACTGTACGGGTCGGTGGCCGGCGCCTACGCGTGCACCGTACCGGCGACCGGCAGCGACGCCATCGACCGCGCGGAGCTCCTCCGCGAGGTCTCCGCGCTGCTGCCCCGTCCCTGA